One genomic window of Halolamina sediminis includes the following:
- a CDS encoding CBS domain-containing protein — protein sequence MKVADAMTPAEDLVTVSLPGSRDDALEYLQERKFSSVPVVRETEEGERYRGLVSRDDLIEHPDEDDLALLMREVPTTTADATLHELAALMLSAGTRRVPVVDATDDGTLVGIVTITDLIHALAREEVGTDADVGDLCNGTVNTTYAGTPLPVAEREIGLADVPYTVVLGDDTEMTGMLTEVDIVAVAEVVEGEEDAGASMAGDDEDWKWESVQSVGNRYVPTRNVEFPDEPVSTFMTEDVVTVSKRKSAVEAAQLMITNDIEQIPVVSGGEIAGVLRDVHLLEAV from the coding sequence ATGAAGGTTGCCGACGCCATGACGCCCGCGGAAGACCTCGTGACCGTCTCGCTCCCGGGCTCGCGCGACGACGCCCTCGAGTACCTGCAGGAGCGGAAGTTCTCCTCCGTTCCCGTCGTCCGCGAGACCGAGGAGGGCGAGCGCTACCGCGGGCTCGTCTCCCGGGACGACCTGATCGAACACCCCGACGAAGACGACCTCGCGCTGCTGATGCGCGAGGTACCGACCACGACCGCGGACGCGACGCTCCACGAGCTCGCGGCGCTGATGCTCTCGGCGGGCACGCGCCGCGTCCCGGTCGTCGACGCCACCGACGACGGAACGCTCGTCGGTATCGTCACCATCACGGACCTGATCCACGCGCTCGCCCGCGAGGAGGTCGGCACCGACGCCGACGTGGGTGACCTCTGTAACGGGACGGTCAACACGACCTACGCCGGGACGCCGCTCCCGGTCGCCGAGCGCGAGATCGGCCTCGCGGACGTGCCCTACACGGTCGTGCTCGGCGACGACACGGAGATGACGGGGATGCTCACCGAGGTCGACATCGTCGCCGTCGCCGAGGTCGTCGAGGGCGAGGAGGACGCCGGCGCCTCGATGGCCGGCGACGACGAGGACTGGAAGTGGGAGAGCGTCCAGTCGGTCGGCAACCGCTACGTCCCCACGCGCAACGTCGAGTTCCCCGACGAGCCGGTCTCGACGTTCATGACCGAGGACGTCGTGACTGTCTCGAAGCGCAAGTCCGCCGTCGAGGCCGCACAGCTGATGATCACGAACGACATCGAACAGATCCCGGTCGTCAGCGGCGGCGAGATCGCCGGCGTGCTCCGGGACGTCCACCTGCTGGAGGCGGTCTGA
- a CDS encoding sulfatase, with translation MTSGSPENVLFVVMDTVRKDYLGPYGYDRDTTPGLDAFAEEATVFDNAVAPAPWTLPVHASIFTGMYPSRHGADQENPYLEGATTLAQSLSAAGHDTACYSSNAWITPYTHLTDGFDDQDNFFEVMPGDLLSGPLARMWQVLNDNPRLRKLADMIVSAGNTAHEYLSSGEGADSKTPRVIDRTKQFVEEAESGDSDGWFSFINLMDAHLPYHPPAEFREEFAPGVDSTEVCQNSKLYNSGAREIDDEEWDDIRGLYDAEVAHIDSQLTRLFDWLKETDRWDDTAIVVCADHGELHGEHGLYGHEFGLYDPLVNVPLLVKHPELDADRREDTVELLDLYHTVLDTFDADATPTPGSNEEAVALDPTRSLLSEQYREFDGADDPDPAQQAAPSGETGFVEYSRPVVELKQLEEKAADAGIELDEDSRFYARMRAARSADAKYVRIDRIEDEAYRLDEDPGEEENLAGEGDEAIDTVEGELAIFENEIGGAWTSAAAGEVSDDSVEEMDEEIQERLQDLGYME, from the coding sequence ATGACCAGCGGCTCGCCCGAGAACGTCCTCTTCGTGGTGATGGACACGGTCCGAAAGGACTACCTCGGCCCGTACGGCTACGACCGTGACACGACGCCCGGGCTCGACGCGTTCGCCGAGGAGGCGACCGTGTTCGACAACGCCGTCGCGCCCGCGCCGTGGACGCTCCCCGTCCACGCATCGATCTTCACGGGGATGTACCCCTCCCGCCACGGCGCCGACCAGGAGAACCCCTACCTCGAAGGGGCGACGACGCTCGCCCAGTCGCTCTCGGCGGCGGGCCACGACACCGCCTGCTACTCCTCGAACGCCTGGATCACCCCCTACACCCACCTCACCGACGGGTTCGACGATCAGGACAACTTCTTCGAGGTGATGCCGGGCGACCTGCTTTCGGGCCCGCTCGCGCGGATGTGGCAGGTGCTCAACGACAACCCCCGGCTCCGCAAGCTGGCGGACATGATCGTCAGCGCGGGCAACACCGCCCACGAGTACCTGAGTTCGGGCGAGGGCGCCGACTCCAAGACCCCGCGGGTGATCGACCGCACGAAGCAGTTCGTCGAGGAGGCCGAATCGGGCGACAGCGACGGGTGGTTCTCCTTCATCAACCTCATGGACGCCCACCTGCCGTACCACCCGCCCGCGGAGTTCCGCGAGGAGTTCGCCCCCGGCGTCGACTCCACGGAGGTCTGCCAGAACTCGAAACTGTACAACTCCGGCGCGCGGGAGATCGACGACGAGGAGTGGGACGACATCCGCGGGCTGTACGACGCCGAGGTCGCCCACATCGACAGCCAGCTCACCCGGCTGTTCGACTGGCTGAAAGAGACCGACCGCTGGGACGACACCGCGATCGTGGTCTGTGCAGACCACGGCGAACTCCACGGCGAGCACGGTCTCTACGGCCACGAGTTCGGGCTGTACGACCCCCTCGTGAACGTCCCGCTGCTGGTGAAACACCCCGAACTGGACGCCGACCGCCGCGAGGACACGGTCGAACTGCTCGACCTCTATCACACCGTGCTCGACACGTTCGACGCCGACGCGACGCCGACCCCGGGATCGAACGAGGAGGCGGTCGCGCTCGACCCCACGCGCTCGCTGCTCTCGGAGCAGTACCGCGAGTTCGACGGCGCCGACGACCCGGACCCGGCCCAGCAGGCCGCGCCGTCGGGCGAGACTGGCTTCGTCGAGTACTCCCGTCCCGTGGTCGAACTCAAGCAGTTGGAGGAGAAGGCTGCCGACGCCGGGATCGAACTCGACGAGGACTCGCGGTTCTACGCGCGGATGCGTGCGGCGCGCAGCGCGGACGCGAAGTACGTCCGGATCGACCGCATCGAGGACGAGGCGTACCGGCTCGACGAGGACCCCGGCGAGGAGGAGAACCTCGCGGGTGAAGGGGACGAGGCGATCGACACGGTGGAAGGCGAGCTGGCGATCTTCGAGAACGAGATCGGCGGCGCGTGGACGAGTGCTGCCGCGGGTGAGGTGAGCGACGATTCGGTGGAGGAGATGGACGAGGAGATCCAAGAGCGGTTGCAGGATCTTGGGTATATGGAGTAG
- a CDS encoding PPC domain-containing DNA-binding protein: MDYRELSPDREFLARLETGADWREEIESLAVEEDVDAAWFNAMGAVQDAVVWFYDQQEGEYESVEFEEPLEVAACMGNVSYLDREGQSPSGDRTQSGHGERFAHTHAVLSRPSGQALAGHLDAGTVFAGEVYMRTFEEPLEREHDEETDLDLWL; this comes from the coding sequence ATGGATTACCGCGAACTCTCGCCCGACCGCGAGTTCCTCGCACGGCTCGAAACCGGCGCCGACTGGCGCGAGGAGATCGAGTCGCTGGCGGTCGAGGAGGACGTCGACGCGGCGTGGTTCAACGCCATGGGCGCGGTGCAAGACGCCGTCGTCTGGTTCTACGACCAGCAGGAGGGCGAGTACGAGTCCGTCGAGTTCGAGGAGCCGCTGGAGGTCGCCGCCTGCATGGGCAACGTCTCCTACCTCGACAGGGAGGGACAGAGTCCCTCTGGCGACCGGACGCAGTCCGGTCACGGCGAGCGGTTCGCGCACACACACGCCGTGCTCTCGCGGCCGAGCGGGCAGGCACTCGCGGGCCACCTCGACGCCGGCACGGTGTTCGCGGGCGAGGTGTACATGCGGACGTTCGAGGAACCGCTGGAGCGCGAACACGACGAGGAGACCGATCTGGATCTCTGGCTGTGA
- a CDS encoding DUF7556 family protein: MAPGTVHGGDDVMGSLDDAEFVIADLGREEAWISVAEADAPVVEEWA; the protein is encoded by the coding sequence ATGGCACCGGGCACGGTTCACGGCGGCGACGACGTGATGGGCTCGCTGGACGACGCCGAGTTCGTTATCGCGGATCTCGGCCGGGAGGAGGCCTGGATCTCGGTAGCCGAGGCCGACGCGCCGGTCGTCGAGGAGTGGGCGTAG
- a CDS encoding LAGLIDADG family homing endonuclease, translating into MRDDDERYFERLEGQLDDAFDRAEAAREQGRDPQTEIEIPVAKDMADRVENILGIPGVAERVRELEGEMSREEAALELVEDFVDGNVGDYDSREGKIEGAVRTAVALLTEGVVAAPIEGIDRAELLENDDGTEFVNVYYAGPIRSAGGTAQALSVLVADYARSLLGIEEFHARDDEVERYAEEIQLYEKETGLQYTPKDKETKFIAEHMPIMLDGEATGDEEVSGFRDLERVDTNSARGGMCLVMAEGIALKAPKIQRYTRQLDEVDWPWLQDLIDGTYYGEGGDDGADDEDADDEEEAETESDEEVNESEGPVRHEPATKYLRDLIAGRPVFSHPSESGGFRLRYGRARNHGFATAGIHPATMHLVDDFLATGTQIKTERPGKAAGIIPVDSIEGPTVRLANGDVRRIDDPEEALEIRNGVDEILDLGEYLVNFGEYVENNHPLSPASYAVEWWEQEFDDAGADVQALRDDPHVDLDEPDPRTALDWADRYDCPLHPEYTYLWHDISVAEFDALAAAAADGEIVDDELRLARSDDVQRALERLLVEHTATEGTLVVPEYRPLLRSLGVTTELDRQWTPADLSERARTWGADAEDAAVADGGRQSPPPAEADGGMAVRDDATDSAAADSAADTSVESPSLPGTNAIEAVNEIAPFTIRERAPTRIGNRMGRPEKSESRDLSPAVHTMFPIGEAGGSQRDVAKAAKDRTDAGRGQIEVSLGERECPNCGEHTYENRCQECESHTEPYYECDDCGVEVEPDESGRVVCPRCEWEVESPEERTIDLNSVYHDALDSIGEREGSFSILKGVQGLMSANETPEPMEKGILRAKHGVSSFKDGTVRYDMTDLPVTSVRPEELDTTAAEFRRLGYETDIDGEPLEHDDQLIELKVQDIVLPDGAAEHMMRTADFVDDLLERFYGLEPFYEVEERDDLVGELVFGMAPHTSAAVVGRVVGFTSAAVGYAHPYFHAAKRRNCFHPETKVWFRDEKESWHHEEIQTLVEDRLDPETAEEDDFGTLVQELDGDVFVPSIDADGNEVVKPVEAVSKHPSPEHMVRVETRSGREITVTPDHEMQVFDGEIESKKASELTEDDSIVKPDGLDTVSPDQTTKFDLLEEFLQTEEIDNSRLTVKGLEKEWLYDLFTEQLADDYEGTFYPLKSTAEVLGLNKKGLSNYIYRESIPVDLLLELFDSTEALLDRLPTDVRLGMKRDGPDMDRFVELNERVATLLGYYAAEGFAREQETPKGTIHQTTICGTETEARGFFVEVLREEFGVEPYRENEAKVTASGRLLRTFFDTVLDAGVLAESKRVPQPVFDAPDAIVAAYLRGYFSGDGAASTNAAVISATTVSRELKEDLLALLTRLGIVSSVKTTEPSPLHEYFPGYYDIDDPRESARSYVLSISSEDAVAFSETVGFHLTRKTETLEAQLAARDTQKRRAFDGGDGDYLVESVASVEYVESDTENTYCLTVEDTHSLIANDTSQKQCDGDEDCVMLLLDGLLNFSKEFLPDQRGGRMDAPLVMSSRIDPSEIDDEAHNMDIVRQYPTEFYEASLEMADPEEVEELIQIGDDTLGTEEEYHGFDHTHDTTDLALGPDLSAYKTLGDMETKMDAQLELSRKLRAVDQTDVAERVIENHFLPDLIGNLRAFSRQETRCLDCGEKYRRVPLTGDCRECGGRMTLTVHRGSVNKYMDIAIEVAEEYGCRDYTKQRLEVLERSLESIFENDKNKQSGIADFM; encoded by the coding sequence GTGAGAGACGACGACGAGCGGTACTTCGAGCGGCTGGAGGGCCAGCTCGACGACGCGTTCGACCGAGCCGAGGCCGCCCGCGAGCAGGGGCGGGACCCCCAGACCGAGATCGAGATCCCGGTCGCGAAAGACATGGCCGACCGCGTCGAGAACATCCTCGGCATCCCCGGCGTCGCTGAGCGCGTCCGGGAGCTCGAAGGGGAGATGAGCCGCGAGGAGGCCGCGCTCGAACTCGTCGAGGACTTCGTCGACGGCAACGTCGGCGACTACGACAGCCGCGAGGGGAAGATCGAGGGCGCGGTCCGGACCGCCGTTGCACTCCTGACCGAGGGTGTCGTCGCCGCGCCGATCGAGGGGATCGACCGCGCGGAACTACTGGAGAACGACGACGGGACCGAGTTCGTGAACGTCTACTACGCCGGCCCGATCCGCTCGGCAGGTGGGACCGCACAGGCGCTGTCGGTGCTCGTCGCCGACTACGCCCGCTCGCTGCTCGGGATCGAGGAGTTCCACGCCCGCGACGACGAGGTCGAACGCTACGCCGAGGAGATCCAGCTGTACGAGAAGGAGACCGGCCTCCAGTACACGCCGAAGGACAAGGAGACGAAGTTCATCGCCGAGCACATGCCGATCATGCTCGACGGGGAGGCCACCGGCGACGAGGAGGTCTCCGGCTTCCGCGACCTCGAGCGCGTCGACACCAACTCCGCCCGCGGCGGGATGTGTCTCGTCATGGCCGAGGGGATCGCCCTCAAGGCGCCGAAGATTCAGCGCTACACTCGCCAGCTCGACGAGGTCGACTGGCCGTGGCTGCAGGACCTCATCGACGGGACGTACTACGGCGAGGGCGGCGACGACGGGGCGGACGACGAGGACGCGGACGACGAGGAGGAAGCCGAGACCGAGAGCGACGAAGAGGTGAACGAGTCCGAAGGTCCGGTCCGGCACGAGCCCGCGACGAAGTATCTCCGGGACCTGATCGCCGGTCGACCGGTGTTCAGCCACCCCTCCGAGTCCGGCGGGTTCAGGCTCCGGTACGGTCGGGCCCGCAACCACGGGTTCGCGACCGCCGGGATCCACCCCGCGACGATGCATCTGGTCGACGATTTCCTCGCGACGGGGACCCAGATCAAGACCGAGCGGCCGGGGAAGGCCGCCGGGATCATCCCCGTCGACTCGATCGAGGGGCCGACCGTCCGCCTCGCGAACGGCGACGTGCGGCGCATCGACGACCCCGAGGAGGCCCTGGAGATCCGCAACGGCGTCGACGAGATCCTCGACCTCGGCGAGTACCTGGTCAACTTCGGGGAGTACGTCGAGAACAACCACCCGCTCTCGCCGGCCTCCTACGCCGTCGAGTGGTGGGAGCAGGAGTTCGACGACGCCGGCGCGGACGTGCAGGCGCTCCGGGACGACCCTCACGTCGACCTCGACGAGCCCGACCCGCGCACCGCGCTGGACTGGGCAGACCGCTACGACTGTCCCCTCCATCCCGAGTACACCTACCTCTGGCACGACATCTCTGTCGCGGAGTTCGACGCGCTCGCGGCCGCGGCGGCCGACGGCGAGATCGTGGACGACGAGCTCCGCCTGGCACGCAGCGACGACGTGCAGCGCGCGCTGGAACGGCTGCTCGTCGAGCACACCGCGACCGAGGGGACGCTGGTCGTGCCGGAGTACCGCCCGCTGCTGCGCTCGCTGGGCGTGACGACGGAACTGGATCGGCAGTGGACCCCCGCGGACCTGAGCGAGCGCGCGCGGACGTGGGGCGCCGACGCGGAGGACGCCGCAGTCGCCGACGGCGGCCGACAGTCGCCGCCGCCCGCCGAGGCTGACGGCGGGATGGCGGTTCGGGACGACGCTACCGACTCGGCCGCCGCGGACTCGGCTGCCGACACGTCCGTCGAGTCGCCCTCGCTACCCGGCACGAACGCGATCGAGGCGGTGAACGAGATCGCCCCCTTCACGATTCGGGAGCGTGCCCCCACCCGGATCGGGAACCGGATGGGCCGCCCCGAGAAGTCCGAGAGCCGGGACCTCTCGCCGGCGGTGCACACGATGTTCCCGATCGGCGAGGCCGGCGGCAGCCAGCGCGACGTGGCCAAGGCCGCGAAGGATCGCACCGACGCCGGCCGTGGCCAGATCGAGGTCAGCCTCGGCGAGCGGGAGTGCCCGAACTGCGGCGAACACACCTACGAGAACCGCTGTCAGGAGTGTGAGAGCCACACCGAGCCGTACTACGAGTGCGACGACTGCGGCGTCGAAGTCGAGCCGGACGAGTCCGGCCGCGTCGTCTGCCCGCGCTGTGAGTGGGAAGTCGAGAGCCCCGAGGAGCGCACCATCGACCTCAACTCGGTGTACCACGACGCGCTCGACTCCATCGGTGAGCGCGAAGGGAGCTTCTCCATCCTGAAGGGCGTGCAGGGGCTGATGTCGGCGAACGAGACCCCCGAGCCGATGGAGAAAGGGATTCTTCGGGCCAAACACGGCGTCTCGTCGTTCAAGGACGGCACCGTACGCTACGACATGACCGACCTGCCGGTCACCTCGGTCCGGCCCGAGGAGCTGGACACCACCGCCGCGGAGTTCCGGCGGCTCGGCTACGAGACCGACATCGACGGCGAGCCGCTGGAGCACGACGATCAGCTGATCGAACTGAAGGTGCAGGACATCGTGCTCCCCGACGGCGCCGCCGAACACATGATGCGCACGGCGGACTTCGTCGACGACCTGCTCGAACGGTTCTACGGGCTCGAGCCCTTCTACGAGGTCGAGGAACGCGACGACCTGGTGGGCGAACTCGTGTTCGGGATGGCGCCGCACACCTCCGCGGCGGTCGTGGGTCGGGTGGTCGGCTTCACCAGCGCAGCCGTGGGGTACGCGCATCCGTACTTCCACGCGGCGAAGCGTCGGAACTGTTTCCACCCCGAGACGAAGGTGTGGTTCCGCGACGAGAAGGAGTCGTGGCACCACGAGGAGATTCAGACGCTCGTCGAGGACCGACTCGACCCCGAGACGGCCGAGGAGGACGACTTCGGGACGCTCGTGCAGGAACTTGACGGCGACGTGTTCGTTCCCTCCATCGACGCCGACGGCAACGAGGTCGTCAAGCCCGTCGAGGCGGTGAGCAAACACCCGTCGCCGGAGCACATGGTCCGAGTCGAGACCCGGAGCGGCCGGGAGATCACGGTGACGCCGGATCACGAGATGCAGGTGTTCGACGGGGAGATCGAGTCGAAGAAGGCGTCCGAACTGACCGAGGACGACAGCATCGTGAAGCCAGACGGTCTGGATACGGTTTCTCCGGATCAGACGACGAAGTTCGACCTCTTAGAGGAGTTCCTGCAGACTGAAGAGATCGACAACAGCCGACTGACGGTCAAGGGTCTGGAGAAAGAGTGGCTGTACGACCTCTTCACGGAGCAGCTCGCTGATGATTACGAGGGCACGTTCTACCCCCTCAAGAGTACTGCTGAGGTGCTCGGGCTGAACAAGAAGGGGTTGAGTAACTACATCTACCGGGAGAGTATCCCCGTAGACCTGCTTCTCGAACTGTTCGACTCCACGGAGGCGTTGCTTGACCGACTCCCCACCGACGTTCGGCTCGGGATGAAGCGAGATGGTCCCGACATGGACCGCTTTGTCGAACTGAACGAGCGAGTCGCTACCCTTCTCGGGTACTACGCCGCTGAAGGCTTCGCCCGAGAGCAGGAAACCCCGAAAGGAACGATCCACCAGACGACGATCTGCGGGACGGAAACGGAAGCACGCGGTTTCTTCGTCGAAGTGCTTCGAGAGGAGTTCGGCGTCGAACCGTATCGCGAGAACGAGGCGAAAGTGACGGCGTCAGGGAGACTCCTGCGGACGTTCTTCGACACCGTTCTGGATGCTGGCGTACTCGCAGAGTCGAAGCGTGTGCCCCAGCCCGTGTTCGATGCTCCGGACGCGATCGTCGCCGCGTACCTCCGAGGCTACTTCAGCGGTGACGGGGCAGCGTCAACGAACGCCGCTGTCATCTCAGCGACGACAGTCAGTCGTGAACTCAAAGAAGACTTGCTTGCGCTTCTGACGCGGCTAGGAATCGTTTCGAGCGTCAAGACGACTGAGCCGTCACCGCTCCACGAGTACTTCCCGGGCTACTACGACATCGACGACCCACGCGAATCCGCACGGAGCTACGTCCTCTCGATCAGTTCGGAAGACGCAGTTGCGTTCTCGGAAACGGTCGGGTTCCACCTCACACGAAAGACCGAGACTCTCGAAGCGCAGTTGGCGGCACGGGACACGCAAAAGCGACGTGCATTCGACGGCGGCGACGGGGACTACCTCGTCGAGTCTGTCGCGTCGGTGGAGTACGTCGAGAGCGACACCGAGAACACGTACTGCCTCACCGTCGAGGACACCCACTCACTGATCGCAAACGATACCTCCCAAAAGCAGTGCGACGGCGACGAGGACTGCGTCATGCTCCTGCTCGACGGCCTCCTCAATTTCTCGAAGGAGTTCCTGCCCGACCAGCGCGGCGGCCGGATGGACGCCCCGCTGGTGATGTCCTCCCGGATCGACCCCTCCGAGATCGACGACGAGGCACACAACATGGACATCGTCCGGCAGTACCCCACGGAGTTCTACGAGGCCAGCCTCGAGATGGCCGACCCCGAAGAGGTGGAGGAGCTGATCCAGATCGGGGATGACACGCTCGGCACCGAGGAGGAGTACCACGGGTTCGACCACACCCACGACACCACCGACCTCGCGCTCGGACCGGACCTCTCGGCGTACAAGACCCTCGGCGACATGGAGACGAAGATGGACGCCCAACTCGAACTCTCCCGCAAGCTACGGGCCGTCGATCAGACCGACGTGGCCGAGCGGGTGATCGAGAACCACTTCCTGCCGGACCTGATCGGGAACCTCCGGGCGTTCTCCCGGCAGGAGACGCGCTGTCTCGACTGCGGTGAGAAGTACCGCCGGGTGCCGCTGACCGGCGACTGCCGGGAGTGTGGCGGCCGGATGACGCTGACGGTCCACCGCGGCTCCGTGAACAAGTACATGGACATCGCCATCGAGGTCGCCGAGGAGTACGGCTGCCGGGACTACACGAAACAGCGGCTGGAGGTGCTGGAGCGGTCGCTGGAGTCGATCTTCGAGAACGACAAGAACAAACAGAGCGGGATTGCGGACTTCATGTAG
- the glyS gene encoding glycine--tRNA ligase: protein MSEHADVTELAKRRGFFFASAAAYGGAAGFYTFGPEGAALKRNVEAAWRDRFALKEDNEEIAAPTIMPEPVFEASGHLDTFDDMLVECAECGESHRADHLVEDATDLEDAEALDPEEVAELIAEHELACPACGAALGGQSVEEFNLMFETSIGPGSGQPGYLRPETAQGIFVEFPRLKEYARGKLPFGVTQIGPAYRNEISPRRGLIRVRELTQAELETFIDPETDEPDLEKVADVELRLYPAPEQAEDAPAEDGYRELTVGEAVEQNVIASDWIAYYLGVAQEWYERIGVDTEQLRFRQHLPGERAHYAADCWDAEAKVESAGGDWIEIAGFSTRSDYDLSKHAEASDDNFTVFKQYDEPRTVERPSVDPDMSTLGPEFGGDAGAVAAALEELAERDPDAFEGDEVTVAVDGEEYTVDTAVANFEVVEETEAGEHIVPHVIEPSFGVDRTVYTLIDHGLQRDELGGEPRDYLSLAPEMAPTDVAVFPLVSNHEPLLDTASDVVSTLRGAGFDATRDDSGSIGRRYRRQDEVGTPFCVTVDRDGLEDDPTTVTLRDRDTGAQARIPVGELVGQLEALRDGEADFEAVLSRYETVETASE from the coding sequence ATGAGCGAGCACGCCGACGTCACCGAGCTCGCCAAGCGCCGCGGCTTCTTCTTCGCCTCGGCGGCGGCGTACGGCGGCGCCGCGGGCTTCTACACGTTCGGCCCGGAGGGCGCGGCGCTCAAGCGCAACGTCGAGGCTGCCTGGCGCGACCGCTTCGCGCTCAAGGAGGACAACGAGGAGATCGCGGCGCCGACGATCATGCCCGAGCCGGTCTTCGAGGCGTCGGGCCACCTCGACACGTTCGACGACATGCTCGTCGAGTGTGCGGAGTGCGGCGAGTCCCACCGTGCGGACCACCTCGTCGAGGACGCGACCGACCTCGAGGACGCCGAGGCGCTCGACCCCGAAGAAGTCGCGGAGTTGATCGCCGAGCACGAGCTCGCCTGCCCGGCCTGTGGTGCCGCCCTCGGCGGCCAGTCGGTCGAGGAGTTCAACCTCATGTTCGAGACGAGCATCGGCCCCGGTTCGGGCCAGCCGGGCTACCTCCGCCCCGAGACCGCCCAGGGCATCTTCGTGGAGTTCCCGCGGCTGAAGGAGTACGCCCGCGGGAAGCTCCCCTTCGGCGTCACCCAGATCGGCCCGGCGTACCGCAACGAGATCTCGCCCCGCCGGGGCCTGATCCGCGTACGCGAACTCACGCAGGCCGAACTGGAGACGTTTATCGACCCCGAGACCGACGAGCCCGACCTCGAGAAGGTCGCGGACGTGGAGCTCCGACTCTACCCGGCGCCCGAACAGGCCGAGGACGCGCCGGCCGAGGACGGCTACCGGGAACTCACCGTCGGCGAAGCGGTCGAGCAGAACGTGATCGCCTCGGACTGGATCGCCTACTACCTCGGCGTCGCTCAGGAGTGGTACGAGCGGATCGGCGTCGACACCGAGCAGCTGCGCTTCCGCCAGCACCTCCCGGGCGAGCGCGCCCACTACGCCGCGGACTGCTGGGACGCCGAGGCGAAAGTCGAGAGCGCCGGCGGCGACTGGATCGAGATCGCGGGCTTCTCGACCCGGAGCGACTACGACCTCTCGAAACACGCCGAGGCCAGCGACGACAACTTCACCGTGTTCAAGCAGTACGACGAGCCGCGCACTGTCGAACGGCCCAGCGTCGACCCCGATATGTCGACGCTCGGCCCCGAGTTCGGCGGCGACGCCGGCGCGGTCGCCGCGGCGCTCGAAGAGCTGGCCGAGCGCGACCCCGACGCGTTCGAGGGGGACGAGGTGACCGTCGCCGTCGACGGCGAAGAGTACACCGTCGACACCGCGGTCGCGAACTTCGAGGTCGTCGAGGAGACCGAGGCGGGCGAGCACATCGTCCCGCACGTCATCGAACCCTCTTTCGGCGTGGACCGCACCGTCTACACCCTGATCGACCACGGGCTCCAGCGCGACGAGCTCGGCGGCGAACCGCGGGACTACCTCTCGCTCGCGCCCGAGATGGCGCCGACGGACGTGGCGGTGTTCCCGCTGGTCAGCAACCACGAGCCGCTGCTGGACACCGCGAGCGACGTGGTCTCGACGCTGCGTGGCGCCGGCTTCGACGCGACCCGCGACGACTCGGGCTCGATCGGCCGGCGCTACCGTCGGCAGGACGAGGTCGGCACGCCGTTCTGTGTCACCGTCGACCGCGACGGGCTGGAGGACGACCCCACGACCGTCACGCTCCGGGACCGTGACACGGGCGCGCAGGCCCGGATTCCGGTCGGCGAACTGGTCGGCCAGCTCGAAGCGCTGCGCGACGGCGAGGCCGACTTCGAGGCCGTCCTGAGCCGGTACGAGACGGTCGAGACCGCCAGCGAATGA